CAGGCAGGCTTCGAGGTCGCGCCGCGTGTTGAAGCTGACGATCACGATGGCCAGGCGGGTCATGGCCGCTCCGCCGCGGCGTCGCGCAGCACGGCGAACGTCTCCGCCGCGGCGCGTGTCCACGTGTAGCGGGCGAGCAGCGGCCCCGCCCGCGCGAGCAGGGCCTCGCGGACCTCGCGGCGGGTGACGACCTCCACGAGCGCCGCCGCCACCGCGCCGGGATCGCCGATCGGGACACGGCGCACGGCGTCTCCGTAGACCTCGCGCGCAACCGCGGTGTCTCCCGCGACGACCGGGGTGCCGGCGGCGAGCGCTTCGAGAGGCGTCAGTCCGAACCCTTCGTACTCCGAGAGCCAGGCGAAGACGGTCGCGCGCCGGTACAGCGCACCCAATGCGCCGTCGTCCACGTAGGGCAGGAACGCCACGCGCGACGCGACGCCGCGGGCCTCGGCGATTCCCCGCAGGTCTTCGGGGGGCCACGTGCGATCCGGACCCACGATGGCGAGCTCGACCTCGGGTACGGCGCGCGAGACCTGCTCGAACGCGGCAAGCAGCAGGGGAAGGCGCCGGCGTGCGAACAACGCGCCGACATACAGCACCAGGGGGGCGCCGGACGCCGCCGGTAGCGGCGGCTCGCCCGGCGGCTTCGGGCAGGAGGGCGCCGCCACCCCGTTGTGGACGACCCGCACCCGCGCCGGGGGCGTTCCCAGGTGCTCGAGGATCTCCTGCCGCGAGAATTCCGATACGGCGATGACGGTCCGGGCGGCGGCGGCGGCGCGGGCCGCCAGCCATCGCCGGCGGAGGCCCTCGCGCCACCCGAACCACTCGGGGTGTGCGGTGAACGAGACGTCGTGCAGCGTGACCACCGACGGGATGTCGAGCACGAGCGGCACCGAGTAGCCCGGACCGAAGAAGACGTCGAGCCGATCGTCCGCCGCCCGCCGCGCCAGGCTGATCTGCTCCCACCAGGGGCCGCCCGCGCCGGGTATCGTGGCGTGGTTCAGGCGGGCGCCGGGTCCCGCCCGGTTGGGGAGCGGGGCTTCCGCCGGCAGGGGACGGGGGGTGTAGACGAGCAGCTCGTGTCCCGCGTAGGCGGGTGCGCCGCTCCACTCGGCGCACAGGCTCGCCAGGTAGCGGCCGACCCCGGTGCGGCGGCCGAGCAGCTCCCGGCCGTCGATGCCGATTCTCATGCCGGCGTTCCCGCCCGCCGCGCTCGGCCCTCGATCGCCGTGCGGTAGGCGCGGCGCAACGATCTCGCGGACGCCTGCCAGTTGAACGCACGGGCCCGGCGGAGCCCGCGGGCGGTGCAACCCGCGGCGAACACGTCGTCGGTCAGGACGCGTTCGAGAGCGTCGGCGATGGCGGCGGTGTCGGTCGGATCGACAAGCAACCCCGCATCGCCGACCACCTCCGGCAGTGCGCCCCGGTTCGAGGCCACGACCGGCACGCCGACCGTCATGGCCTCGAGCGCCGGCAGTCCGAAGCCCTCGTCGAGCGAGGGCAGCACCAGCACCCGCGCACCGGCGAACAGCGCCCGCAGCGCCGGCGTGTCCAGATACCCGGTACGCCGCACGCGGCCAGCCAGCGGCGGGCGTGCCGTGCGCTCCAGCCCGTCGTCCGCGCCGCCCCCCCCGGCCAGAACCAGGTCCGGCACGCCCGGCGCGCGCGTGACGAGCCGTGCGTAGGCGTCGAGGAGGCCGGCGATGTTCTTGCGGGGTGCGATAGTTCCCACGAAGAGCACGTGTCCGTCCGCCGGCGGAGCGTCCCGCGCCGGCCAGTCGGGCGCCCCGTTCGGGCAGACGGAGATCGCCTCGGGGGGAACGTGCAGCCGGCGTTCGACCTCGGTCGCGGTGTGCCGGGAGGGCACGACGACGTGCGCCGCACGTGCGGCATGACGGCGGACCAGCGCGGCGTAGTCCCGGCGCACCTCGCCGGTCGTGCGGTCCGGGTGATCGAGGAAGTCCAGATCGTGAATCGTGATGACCTGCGCCGCGCCGCGCGACGGCACCAGCAGCGGGTGCGGCGAGTGCACGACGTCGAATCGCCTGCCGGCGATCGCTTCTACCGGCGGCCATCCGGCCCGGTGCCAAGCCAGGTTGAGCAGCCGAACCGGTATGCGGCGATCGATGCTGCGGACGGCGGCGGGCACCGGCGGCTCGGCATGGGCCAGACGGTCCTTCCAGGATGCGCTGAAGACCGTCAGCTCGAGGGGATCGAGGGGCGCCGTCGCTTCGCACTCCAGCCCGGCGAGGGCCGCGACCAGATGGTGTACGAACGCGCCCACGCCTGTCGGGCGGCGTAACGCCGGCCGATAGTCGATCATGACGCGCATCCGAACGGGATCGTACCATACGGTCGCGGTTCGACCCGCCTTCGCGCCCCGCACGTTGAAATGGGACAAGTCCTTCTAAATCAGTGTTTTTGACAGGTTTTGGCGGTGCGTGCTAGCGTTGTCGGTTTGCTGAGAAGCGCCGAATGGGGTTCTAGTAGATGAAGCTTGCGGTGGTCGGAAGCGGCTACGTTGGATTGGTCGTCGGCGCGTGTTTCGCGGAGAACGGCAACGACGTCGTTTGCGTCGACAGCGACGCCGCAAAGATCGCGTCCCTGAAGCAGGGGCGGCTGCCCATCTACGAACCTGGCCTCGGCGAGCTGGTCGCGCGCAACGGAGCGGAGAAACGGCTTCGGTTCTCGACCGAGCTGGCGCCGGCGGTCGAGAGCGCGCAGGTCGTCTTCATCGCGGTGGGCACCCCGCCGGGGGAGGACGGTTCGGCCGACCTGTCGTACGTGCTGGACGTGGCCCGCGACCT
This DNA window, taken from Acidobacteriota bacterium, encodes the following:
- a CDS encoding glycosyltransferase family 4 protein, with protein sequence MRVMIDYRPALRRPTGVGAFVHHLVAALAGLECEATAPLDPLELTVFSASWKDRLAHAEPPVPAAVRSIDRRIPVRLLNLAWHRAGWPPVEAIAGRRFDVVHSPHPLLVPSRGAAQVITIHDLDFLDHPDRTTGEVRRDYAALVRRHAARAAHVVVPSRHTATEVERRLHVPPEAISVCPNGAPDWPARDAPPADGHVLFVGTIAPRKNIAGLLDAYARLVTRAPGVPDLVLAGGGGADDGLERTARPPLAGRVRRTGYLDTPALRALFAGARVLVLPSLDEGFGLPALEAMTVGVPVVASNRGALPEVVGDAGLLVDPTDTAAIADALERVLTDDVFAAGCTARGLRRARAFNWQASARSLRRAYRTAIEGRARRAGTPA
- a CDS encoding glycosyltransferase family 4 protein — protein: MRIGIDGRELLGRRTGVGRYLASLCAEWSGAPAYAGHELLVYTPRPLPAEAPLPNRAGPGARLNHATIPGAGGPWWEQISLARRAADDRLDVFFGPGYSVPLVLDIPSVVTLHDVSFTAHPEWFGWREGLRRRWLAARAAAAARTVIAVSEFSRQEILEHLGTPPARVRVVHNGVAAPSCPKPPGEPPLPAASGAPLVLYVGALFARRRLPLLLAAFEQVSRAVPEVELAIVGPDRTWPPEDLRGIAEARGVASRVAFLPYVDDGALGALYRRATVFAWLSEYEGFGLTPLEALAAGTPVVAGDTAVAREVYGDAVRRVPIGDPGAVAAALVEVVTRREVREALLARAGPLLARYTWTRAAAETFAVLRDAAAERP